A region from the Polyangium spumosum genome encodes:
- a CDS encoding DUF2169 domain-containing protein, with amino-acid sequence MEYTNRTRFPAHLFRTAVGEHKIAASLLLRVTYDVRGGALVPSEEQPWPTSTAPFETEYGVMPPEGVFYRGGVDVFVFGSAHAPGGRKTSELNVSVEIGDGFRRDARIFGPRVWYRRISGLVPGPPQPFTSIPLTLAHAYGGKEPWDGTEVPFSDNPDGTGFYTTEERAEGRPLPCIEDPAQLIKKWDDRPAPVGFGFVPPYASARMREVMRAGQDGKISLDMPAFFNAAFPGMVARRVEPGAPVRLSGVHPSGPFTFELPNTLPVARLRLGPSTAERPMAIDQIGVEVERRRAFVSYRYPFRYVVRPLERRIFEISLE; translated from the coding sequence GTGGAATACACCAATCGCACCCGTTTCCCAGCGCATCTCTTCCGCACGGCCGTCGGCGAGCACAAGATCGCGGCGTCGCTCCTCCTGCGCGTCACGTACGACGTCAGGGGCGGCGCGCTCGTCCCGAGCGAGGAGCAGCCCTGGCCCACGTCGACCGCGCCTTTCGAGACCGAATACGGCGTCATGCCCCCCGAAGGGGTCTTCTACCGCGGCGGCGTCGATGTTTTCGTCTTCGGCAGCGCCCACGCGCCCGGCGGCCGAAAGACCTCCGAGCTGAACGTGTCCGTCGAGATCGGCGACGGTTTTCGTCGTGACGCGCGTATCTTCGGGCCGCGGGTATGGTACCGGCGCATCTCGGGGCTGGTCCCCGGGCCACCCCAGCCGTTCACGTCGATCCCGCTCACGCTGGCGCATGCGTATGGCGGCAAGGAGCCCTGGGACGGCACGGAGGTCCCCTTCTCGGACAACCCCGACGGCACGGGTTTCTACACGACCGAGGAGCGCGCCGAGGGGCGCCCGCTGCCCTGCATCGAGGATCCGGCCCAACTCATCAAGAAATGGGACGACCGCCCCGCGCCCGTGGGCTTCGGGTTCGTCCCCCCGTATGCGAGCGCGCGGATGCGTGAGGTCATGCGCGCGGGGCAGGACGGAAAGATCTCGCTCGACATGCCGGCGTTCTTCAACGCGGCCTTCCCGGGGATGGTCGCCCGGCGCGTCGAGCCGGGCGCTCCCGTGCGGCTCTCCGGCGTGCACCCCTCCGGTCCCTTCACGTTCGAGCTGCCGAACACGTTGCCCGTCGCTCGCCTTCGTCTCGGACCATCGACGGCGGAGCGGCCCATGGCCATCGACCAGATCGGCGTCGAGGTCGAGCGGCGCCGCGCCTTCGTCTCGTATCGTTACCCCTTCCGGTACGTCGTCCGCCCCCTCGAGCGGCGTATCTTCGAGATCTCGCTCGAATAG
- a CDS encoding sterol desaturase family protein, with protein MRAPPPAPNAGRWTIHEIIDAAVLALLSAAGLLHPESPGTWFSSLAVSFAVLVVPVLSGAAIVTALSLRLGTRIQGPRLKPAPMAREAFETARAMYVAACLMAWPLTAWRLGHPTGLVWDLGEHGVSVWQVLLQTVLGVVVIDAWLYWKHRLLHTRLLFGFHKGHHAFRDPTAFAGFAVAPVEALLTFWPILFLCMPEAVHWAPLYFGLVVGFVNLNFYLHCGVTLSWVEKTLPRIFLNTSAFHNVHHARANTHFGEALYLWDVLCGTRLTGKPATEPAAESAPG; from the coding sequence ATGCGAGCTCCGCCTCCGGCGCCGAATGCTGGGCGCTGGACCATCCACGAGATCATCGACGCGGCTGTTCTGGCCCTCCTTTCGGCCGCGGGGCTCCTTCACCCCGAGAGCCCGGGGACCTGGTTCTCGAGCCTCGCCGTCTCCTTCGCCGTCCTCGTGGTGCCCGTTTTGTCGGGCGCGGCCATCGTGACGGCCCTCTCGCTCCGCCTCGGGACGCGGATCCAGGGGCCACGCCTCAAGCCGGCGCCCATGGCGCGGGAGGCCTTCGAGACGGCGCGCGCCATGTACGTCGCCGCCTGCCTCATGGCCTGGCCCCTCACGGCGTGGCGATTGGGCCACCCGACGGGGCTCGTCTGGGACCTCGGCGAACACGGCGTGAGCGTGTGGCAGGTCCTCTTGCAGACCGTGCTCGGCGTCGTCGTGATCGACGCGTGGCTCTACTGGAAACACCGGCTCTTGCACACGCGGCTGCTCTTCGGCTTCCACAAAGGCCACCACGCCTTCCGCGACCCCACCGCCTTCGCCGGCTTCGCCGTGGCCCCGGTCGAGGCGCTGCTCACCTTCTGGCCGATTCTTTTCTTGTGCATGCCCGAGGCCGTGCACTGGGCGCCGCTTTATTTCGGGCTGGTCGTGGGGTTCGTGAACCTCAACTTCTATCTCCACTGCGGCGTGACCCTGTCGTGGGTCGAGAAGACGTTGCCGCGTATCTTCCTCAACACCTCGGCCTTCCACAACGTGCACCACGCCCGGGCGAACACGCATTTCGGCGAGGCGCTTTACCTGTGGGACGTCCTCTGCGGCACGCGGCTCACGGGAAAACCGGCCACGGAGCCGGCCGCGGAGTCCGCGCCGGGGTGA
- a CDS encoding DUF4215 domain-containing protein, which produces MFSNSLGLGALMAIAGLGVMAPVAGCGGDGAVTSTGPGGGGGGGAGGGGETCGNAVVDGDEACDDGNDVSGDGCEADCSYSCDNKNPDTGDTKCDDGDPCNGAETCGDDHACAPGVNEEDGSSCGDSKICISGACLDDICGDGFVSQAEECDDTNMVDGDGCDSCKFSCASEDPTRDCSNLDPCVATTCDDATHTCGNPVSEGDVCAMAAACVNGACSPIVCGDGVMHPGEACDDGNVVDGDGCQADCTLPPAGVCGDGVREADEQCDDSNTTNLDGCDSTCKFEQVQRATWLKMQFATEAPFCAANRLGSAISAAAQGQLQTSLDTGVQNGSINIMLKTLGLGDLSGASDPAIEIGVLGGAPVLPMGAMYDGTADLDWWYTVNPLSIDANRDPLDKLTGFISASTLTAGPGKLSIGINFAGIPAALAMSNARLTASIGSASTPLASAGTPPGHLASENLDPALQSFASMGQPDDLGAGKLCGNVSATSLDQVPVPPDLAAGGMIACDQDYTTQNSLLDVMVGGCTVFGFVNVITASQPDESDPDAPVAGAGAPYTLTTNAMTKAVTGCRDAGNQTVDLNTCLNAAAYSAFFKFATGRVIAK; this is translated from the coding sequence ATGTTTTCGAATTCGCTTGGACTTGGGGCCCTGATGGCGATCGCAGGGCTCGGCGTGATGGCACCCGTGGCCGGTTGTGGTGGCGACGGCGCGGTCACGTCCACGGGCCCCGGTGGCGGGGGCGGCGGCGGCGCGGGCGGCGGCGGCGAGACCTGTGGCAACGCGGTCGTCGACGGCGACGAGGCGTGCGACGACGGCAATGACGTGAGCGGCGACGGCTGCGAGGCCGACTGCTCTTATAGCTGCGACAACAAGAACCCGGACACCGGCGACACGAAATGTGACGACGGGGATCCCTGCAACGGCGCCGAGACCTGCGGCGACGACCACGCCTGCGCGCCCGGGGTGAACGAGGAGGACGGCTCCTCGTGTGGCGACAGCAAGATCTGCATTTCGGGCGCCTGCCTCGACGACATTTGCGGCGACGGCTTCGTCAGCCAGGCCGAGGAGTGCGACGACACCAACATGGTGGACGGCGACGGCTGTGATTCCTGCAAATTCAGCTGCGCCTCGGAGGACCCGACGCGCGACTGCTCGAACCTCGACCCCTGCGTCGCCACCACCTGCGACGACGCCACGCATACCTGCGGCAATCCCGTCAGCGAAGGCGACGTCTGCGCGATGGCCGCCGCCTGCGTGAATGGCGCCTGCTCCCCCATCGTATGCGGCGACGGCGTCATGCATCCCGGTGAGGCCTGCGACGACGGGAACGTCGTCGACGGCGACGGTTGCCAGGCCGATTGCACGCTGCCCCCCGCGGGGGTCTGCGGCGATGGCGTCCGCGAGGCGGACGAGCAATGCGACGACAGCAACACGACGAACCTCGACGGCTGCGACTCCACGTGCAAGTTCGAGCAGGTCCAGCGCGCGACCTGGCTCAAGATGCAGTTCGCCACCGAGGCTCCTTTCTGCGCCGCGAACCGGCTCGGCAGCGCCATCTCCGCCGCTGCGCAGGGCCAGCTCCAGACCTCGCTCGACACCGGCGTCCAGAATGGCTCGATCAACATCATGCTGAAGACGCTCGGCCTCGGCGACCTCAGCGGCGCCTCCGACCCGGCGATCGAGATCGGCGTCCTCGGCGGCGCTCCCGTCCTCCCGATGGGCGCCATGTACGACGGCACGGCCGATCTCGATTGGTGGTACACGGTCAATCCGCTCTCCATCGACGCGAACCGCGACCCGCTCGACAAGCTCACGGGTTTCATCAGCGCCAGCACGCTCACCGCGGGCCCGGGCAAGCTCTCGATCGGCATCAACTTCGCCGGTATCCCTGCGGCGCTCGCGATGAGCAATGCGCGGCTCACGGCATCCATCGGCTCCGCGAGCACGCCCCTCGCGTCGGCCGGCACTCCGCCGGGCCACCTCGCCTCGGAGAACCTCGACCCCGCGCTCCAGAGCTTTGCGAGCATGGGGCAGCCGGACGACCTGGGCGCCGGCAAGCTCTGCGGCAACGTCAGCGCGACCTCGCTCGACCAGGTCCCGGTCCCCCCCGACCTCGCCGCGGGCGGCATGATCGCGTGCGACCAGGATTATACGACGCAGAACTCCCTGCTCGACGTCATGGTCGGCGGATGCACCGTCTTCGGCTTCGTCAACGTCATCACCGCGAGCCAGCCCGACGAGTCCGATCCGGACGCGCCGGTCGCGGGCGCGGGCGCGCCCTACACGCTCACGACGAACGCGATGACGAAGGCGGTGACCGGCTGCCGTGACGCGGGCAACCAGACCGTCGACCTCAATACCTGCCTCAATGCCGCGGCGTACTCGGCCTTCTTCAAGTTCGCGACCGGCCGCGTGATCGCGAAGTGA
- a CDS encoding type VI secretion system Vgr family protein, protein MDYHDFTFAWEGAVGGAPFAHLQVVQFRGTEELSGLYRYEIVLLARVPAPEVDPAELVHARATLRIATTTAPAYKVVHGVIVEAEELGGVPEGMLYRVVLLPPLVRAKYRRRCRIFLEKTLRQIIDAVLTGDPLLTRLDGASVDPDDGDMAAFTPAAEHFTWRLTKSPRADLASARPYCVQYNESDLAFVSRLLEEEGISYHFENGDGACLLVLSDQDTGKSRLDGPLGPGLPGREVGSVKLGGRLRPKVVAIDDYNWKTPALDMRVEAQASAGTGGLFEYHWPGGFPEGPSQGAPLARAAAERYGVEAAYAVGEGPCRVLSAGSVFFLQHAKGRYEGEYLVTRLEVRGEQQGVMAPGGFSWSGVPFSCSFECARRGRDGGVAESGFRPERRTPRPRVQGTQTAFVTAEPSARDAIVHVGDLVGCVRLRFHWDHDTERLAKEPSSCWVRVSQMFAGGGEGAVGHPRVGVEVVVEFLDGDPDRPIVTGRVYNGANLPPVQAVGSATTTAWKTTSVPGGAQYNELAFDDAAGAEEIRLHAGRDLNTVVELDRQEVIKRDSISTVQQHRWENTYGDRMSSVTGDNTERVQKNERIKIGKNQALAVLANQSVSVGGNQTVNVVANQKTKIGGSQTIVIGDPPPPPGAGEGDAPPAPPLEGQEVEIVGEQKTTIHKGQSITILEGGQKVEIKGGQTVGIEGDQTVEVTGNHKTTATRSFEAGAAETMFLKSPIQSFEAVNGGAGQQMHTADFMMVTALDTGSFSAQNALALQTSSAGGVVTIKGGVIDVVDASGTNHISISAGSVTIQNAAITIQGNPVIVQGGSLVKLQADTIKLNSE, encoded by the coding sequence ATGGATTATCACGATTTCACGTTTGCGTGGGAGGGCGCCGTCGGCGGCGCGCCCTTCGCTCATCTTCAGGTGGTCCAGTTCCGCGGCACCGAGGAGCTCTCGGGCCTCTATCGTTACGAAATCGTGCTGCTCGCGCGTGTTCCCGCGCCGGAGGTCGATCCGGCGGAGCTCGTCCACGCGCGGGCCACGTTGCGGATCGCCACCACGACAGCGCCCGCGTACAAGGTCGTGCATGGGGTCATCGTCGAGGCCGAGGAGCTCGGCGGCGTGCCCGAGGGCATGCTTTATCGCGTGGTGCTCCTGCCGCCCCTCGTCCGCGCGAAGTACCGCAGGCGCTGCCGGATCTTCCTGGAGAAGACGTTGCGGCAGATCATCGACGCGGTCCTCACGGGTGATCCGCTCCTCACGCGCCTCGACGGCGCCTCCGTTGATCCCGACGACGGCGACATGGCGGCGTTCACGCCCGCGGCCGAGCATTTCACCTGGCGCCTCACGAAGAGCCCGCGCGCCGATCTCGCCTCCGCCCGGCCGTACTGCGTGCAATACAACGAGAGCGACCTCGCCTTCGTGTCCCGCTTGCTCGAGGAGGAGGGCATCTCCTACCATTTCGAGAACGGCGACGGCGCCTGCCTGCTCGTGCTCTCCGATCAGGACACGGGCAAATCGCGGCTCGACGGGCCGCTCGGGCCGGGCCTGCCGGGGCGCGAGGTGGGGAGCGTGAAGCTCGGCGGGAGGCTCCGGCCCAAGGTCGTCGCGATCGACGATTACAACTGGAAGACGCCCGCGCTCGACATGCGCGTGGAGGCCCAGGCCTCGGCGGGGACGGGCGGCCTCTTCGAATACCACTGGCCGGGCGGCTTCCCGGAGGGGCCGTCGCAAGGCGCGCCGCTCGCGCGCGCCGCGGCCGAGCGTTATGGCGTGGAGGCCGCTTATGCGGTCGGGGAGGGGCCTTGCCGCGTGCTCTCGGCCGGGTCCGTCTTTTTCCTGCAGCACGCGAAGGGCCGCTACGAGGGCGAATACCTGGTGACGCGGCTCGAGGTGCGCGGGGAGCAGCAGGGCGTGATGGCCCCCGGGGGGTTTTCCTGGTCCGGGGTGCCTTTCTCTTGCAGCTTCGAATGCGCGCGACGGGGGCGCGACGGGGGCGTGGCCGAGTCTGGCTTCCGGCCGGAGCGGCGCACGCCGCGGCCGCGCGTCCAGGGGACGCAGACGGCGTTTGTCACGGCGGAGCCCTCGGCGCGCGACGCGATCGTACACGTGGGCGACCTGGTCGGCTGCGTGCGGCTGCGTTTCCACTGGGATCACGACACGGAGCGGCTCGCGAAGGAGCCGAGCTCGTGCTGGGTGCGCGTGAGCCAGATGTTCGCGGGCGGCGGCGAGGGCGCGGTGGGGCACCCGCGCGTGGGGGTCGAGGTCGTGGTGGAGTTCCTCGACGGAGATCCCGACAGGCCCATCGTGACGGGGCGCGTCTACAATGGCGCGAACCTCCCGCCGGTGCAGGCCGTGGGCTCGGCGACGACGACGGCGTGGAAGACCACGTCGGTCCCGGGCGGCGCGCAATACAACGAGCTCGCCTTCGACGACGCCGCGGGCGCCGAGGAGATTCGCTTGCACGCCGGCCGGGACCTGAACACGGTCGTCGAGCTCGATCGGCAGGAGGTCATCAAGCGGGACAGCATCTCCACCGTGCAGCAACATCGCTGGGAGAACACCTACGGCGATCGAATGTCGTCGGTGACGGGGGACAACACCGAGCGGGTCCAAAAGAACGAGCGTATCAAGATCGGCAAGAACCAGGCGCTCGCCGTCCTCGCCAATCAATCGGTCTCCGTGGGCGGGAACCAGACGGTCAACGTCGTCGCCAACCAGAAGACGAAGATCGGGGGCAGCCAGACGATCGTCATCGGAGATCCGCCGCCGCCGCCCGGCGCGGGGGAGGGGGACGCGCCGCCGGCCCCGCCGCTCGAGGGGCAGGAGGTCGAGATCGTCGGCGAGCAAAAGACGACGATTCACAAGGGGCAATCGATCACGATCCTGGAGGGGGGCCAGAAGGTCGAGATCAAGGGGGGCCAGACGGTCGGGATCGAGGGGGACCAGACGGTCGAGGTCACGGGCAACCACAAGACCACGGCGACGAGGAGCTTCGAGGCCGGCGCGGCGGAGACGATGTTCTTGAAGAGCCCCATCCAGAGCTTCGAGGCGGTGAACGGGGGCGCGGGCCAGCAGATGCACACGGCCGATTTCATGATGGTCACGGCCCTCGACACGGGCTCCTTCTCCGCGCAGAACGCGCTCGCGCTGCAGACGTCGAGCGCAGGCGGCGTCGTGACCATCAAGGGCGGCGTGATCGACGTCGTCGACGCCAGCGGCACGAATCACATCTCGATCAGCGCGGGATCCGTGACCATCCAGAATGCTGCGATCACGATCCAGGGCAACCCCGTGATCGTTCAGGGCGGCTCGCTGGTCAAGCTGCAGGCAGACACGATCAAGCTCAACAGCGAGTAA
- a CDS encoding aminoglycoside N(3)-acetyltransferase, which produces MSPPPSPARPTDLARDLFQLGVRAGDTLMIHASLRAIGPAEGGARGVLDALDEAVGDDGTLLMVLGARDDWAWVNELPEGERAARLADAEPFDAQRTPAEPEVGHLAEAFRQRPGTRVTDHPEGRFGARGARAEELLRDPPWHDYYGPGSPLERLCQAGGRVLRLGADPNTTTVLHWAEYLADVPNKRRVRRYRRVLGDAGPEIRYVDCLDDSEGIVDWPGEDYFARILQDYLATGRARRGTVGRAPSELIEAADLVEFGAAWMTDRFGTPCR; this is translated from the coding sequence ATGTCCCCGCCCCCCTCGCCAGCACGCCCCACGGATCTCGCGCGTGACCTCTTTCAGCTCGGCGTCCGCGCGGGCGACACGTTGATGATCCACGCGTCGCTCCGCGCCATCGGGCCGGCTGAAGGTGGCGCGCGCGGCGTCCTCGACGCCCTCGACGAGGCCGTCGGAGACGACGGAACGCTCTTGATGGTCCTCGGCGCGCGCGACGATTGGGCCTGGGTGAACGAGCTGCCCGAGGGCGAACGCGCGGCCCGGCTCGCCGACGCCGAGCCCTTCGACGCGCAAAGGACGCCCGCGGAGCCGGAGGTCGGTCACCTCGCCGAAGCCTTCCGGCAGCGGCCGGGGACGCGGGTGACGGACCACCCCGAGGGGCGATTCGGCGCCCGGGGCGCGCGGGCCGAAGAGCTCCTCCGTGATCCGCCATGGCACGATTACTACGGGCCCGGATCACCACTCGAACGGCTCTGCCAGGCAGGCGGACGTGTCCTCCGCCTCGGCGCGGATCCGAATACCACCACCGTGCTTCACTGGGCAGAATATCTCGCAGATGTACCGAACAAACGGCGGGTGCGCCGATACCGTCGGGTCCTCGGAGACGCGGGACCGGAGATCCGGTATGTCGATTGCCTCGACGACAGCGAGGGGATCGTCGATTGGCCCGGCGAGGATTATTTCGCGCGGATCTTGCAGGACTACCTGGCCACGGGCCGCGCGCGCCGCGGGACCGTCGGCCGGGCGCCGAGCGAGCTCATCGAGGCCGCGGACCTCGTGGAGTTCGGCGCGGCGTGGATGACGGATCGATTCGGGACGCCATGTCGATGA
- a CDS encoding fibro-slime domain-containing protein, with protein MRTSILWLLGSLLVLGCSSGQGGGSPAGGATASSGSASGGGGSGGAGAGGVGGEGGLNLTTSSGTGGDTGEECLSTLTMRVRDFSESHPDFQWGGHPHFAQLVGVRPGILAAELAQEPDGSFKPVYVAGNDVGPEGPTYAPFTGAASFDTWYRDTPGVNFATNVQIPLTGNGSTLVYDDADFHPIDATFGFGNEGFELNGMPNNWHFTSEARVSFRYKGGEVFTFRGDDDIWVFINHRLAIDLGGLHGPEQGTVDLDQRAAELGLSLGGVYDLQVFHAERNYSGSNYRFETSNFCFLPVDPPK; from the coding sequence ATGCGCACCTCGATCCTTTGGCTCCTCGGCTCGCTCCTCGTCCTCGGTTGTTCGTCTGGTCAGGGCGGCGGTTCCCCGGCGGGTGGGGCCACGGCATCGTCCGGCTCCGCTTCGGGGGGCGGGGGGAGCGGCGGCGCGGGGGCGGGCGGCGTGGGCGGCGAAGGCGGCCTCAACCTCACGACCTCCAGCGGCACCGGCGGCGATACCGGTGAGGAGTGCCTGAGCACCTTGACCATGCGCGTCCGCGACTTCTCCGAGAGCCACCCCGACTTCCAGTGGGGCGGACACCCCCATTTCGCCCAGCTCGTCGGCGTTCGTCCGGGCATCCTGGCCGCGGAGCTGGCCCAGGAGCCCGACGGCAGCTTCAAGCCGGTGTACGTCGCCGGCAACGACGTCGGCCCCGAGGGCCCGACCTACGCGCCCTTCACCGGCGCCGCCAGCTTCGATACGTGGTACCGGGACACCCCCGGCGTCAATTTCGCCACGAACGTGCAGATCCCGCTCACGGGCAATGGCTCCACGCTCGTCTACGACGACGCCGATTTTCATCCGATCGACGCGACCTTCGGCTTCGGGAACGAAGGTTTCGAGCTGAATGGCATGCCGAACAACTGGCACTTCACCTCCGAGGCGCGGGTCTCTTTCCGTTACAAGGGCGGCGAGGTGTTCACGTTCCGCGGCGACGACGACATCTGGGTGTTCATCAATCACCGCCTCGCCATCGACCTCGGCGGCCTGCACGGCCCCGAGCAGGGCACGGTCGATCTCGACCAGCGCGCCGCGGAGCTCGGCCTTTCCCTCGGCGGCGTGTACGATCTCCAGGTCTTCCACGCCGAGCGGAACTACTCGGGATCGAATTACCGATTCGAGACGAGCAACTTCTGCTTCTTGCCGGTGGACCCGCCCAAGTGA
- a CDS encoding DUF2169 family type VI secretion system accessory protein gives MTKPMAAPSPATRQVSTQNEEDQFELVVLAKRTYSITSAGRCVPADAQLPLVEEPRDEPDAPDLLAHDSDLWPIKRFTDVVVRGHAHAPRAASTFEAAIAVGRVERKVLVVGDRRASLSIRGRLVFSPPAPVESVPLRYDRAYGGRDRVAEEKWGNPFALFRAYFQSPASADQASPYVYPRNAAGRGYLMEPTREAVDALVLPNLEDPTDPLTPERIVVGSPTRWHLMPLPRSFGFVHPGWFPRVGYLGFIAPYDSVGVPFQEVARGEALSEATRGLLLPPRYSVRFFNGASLGLQLPFVSPGERCVLTNLMKGAPSFAFDLPRERPKLWADGRNGKLVETDPVIYTLVIEPDERRLTVLWRGAARAPRRYADEELAKMPFLVEW, from the coding sequence ATGACCAAGCCGATGGCCGCTCCTTCCCCCGCGACGCGTCAGGTCTCGACCCAGAATGAAGAAGACCAGTTCGAGCTCGTCGTGCTGGCGAAGCGCACGTACAGCATCACGAGCGCGGGCCGCTGCGTCCCCGCCGACGCACAGCTTCCGCTCGTCGAGGAGCCGCGCGACGAGCCCGACGCTCCGGATCTCCTCGCCCACGACAGCGATCTCTGGCCGATCAAGAGATTCACCGACGTCGTGGTCCGGGGTCACGCGCACGCGCCGCGCGCGGCGAGCACCTTCGAGGCGGCCATCGCCGTCGGGCGCGTCGAACGAAAGGTGCTCGTCGTCGGCGATCGCCGCGCTTCGCTGTCGATCCGCGGGCGGCTCGTGTTTTCGCCCCCCGCGCCTGTCGAATCCGTGCCCCTGCGTTACGACCGCGCTTATGGGGGCCGGGATCGGGTCGCCGAGGAGAAATGGGGCAATCCCTTCGCGCTCTTCCGTGCGTACTTCCAGTCCCCCGCGAGCGCGGACCAGGCGAGCCCGTACGTTTACCCCCGGAATGCTGCCGGTCGAGGTTACCTCATGGAGCCGACGCGTGAGGCCGTCGACGCGCTCGTCTTGCCGAACCTTGAGGACCCGACCGATCCGCTCACGCCGGAGCGTATCGTCGTCGGCAGCCCGACGCGCTGGCACCTCATGCCCCTGCCGCGCTCGTTCGGGTTCGTTCATCCCGGCTGGTTTCCGCGCGTCGGGTATCTCGGCTTCATCGCCCCGTATGACTCCGTCGGTGTGCCTTTCCAGGAGGTCGCGCGGGGCGAGGCGCTCTCCGAGGCGACGCGGGGCCTGCTCCTGCCGCCCCGCTACTCCGTCCGCTTCTTCAACGGCGCCTCGCTCGGCCTGCAGCTACCGTTCGTGTCGCCCGGGGAGCGCTGCGTCCTCACGAACCTCATGAAGGGCGCCCCGAGCTTCGCCTTCGATCTGCCGCGCGAGCGACCGAAGTTGTGGGCGGACGGTCGCAATGGAAAGCTCGTCGAGACCGACCCGGTCATCTACACCCTGGTCATCGAGCCGGACGAGCGCCGCCTGACCGTCCTCTGGCGGGGCGCGGCGCGCGCGCCGCGACGTTATGCCGACGAGGAGCTCGCGAAGATGCCGTTCCTCGTGGAATGGTGA
- a CDS encoding ABC-F family ATP-binding cassette domain-containing protein: MITLDKLSKRFGPKVLFENVSMRFDPGKRYALVGANGAGKSTLLKVISGEHDSDQGSVEIPGKLKVGVLSQDHFAYESVRILDAVLMGNRVLWDAMQEKDRLLAGEMDDEVGMRLAELEGTIGEEDGYTAEARAAEILEGLGIATHRHLDTVSTLAGGYKLRVLIAQTLFAGADVLLLDEPTNHLDLDSIRWLESYLTHDFRGTLLVVSHDRHFMNAIATHVADVDYQTVTVYTGDYDDFVEQKTTGKRQSEADAAQKKKKIAELKDFVARFGASASRSSQAQSRVKEMEKLEASIQVRRSSVVRPYIKFEIEKPSGRDVLRVEGLSKSFGDLKVIDGLDLNLNRGDKLAVIGPSGIGKSTLLKLLVSEHAADAGTVVWGHDTSVGYFAQDHHEALEPGFSAYEWLHRFDPEAKLEDVRSVLGKLLFSGDAGLKKTESLSGGEAARLLLAKLILLKNNVVVLDEPTNHLDVESIDALLQALIAFKGTVVVTSHDRHFIGKLGTRVLELSRKGPRLFNGTYEEFLERFGDETSAHRGN; encoded by the coding sequence ATGATCACGCTCGACAAGCTCTCCAAGCGGTTCGGTCCGAAGGTCCTCTTCGAAAATGTCTCGATGCGCTTCGATCCCGGCAAGCGTTACGCCCTCGTTGGGGCCAACGGCGCGGGAAAGTCGACGCTGCTCAAGGTGATCTCGGGCGAGCACGACTCGGATCAGGGCTCGGTCGAGATCCCGGGCAAGCTCAAGGTCGGCGTGCTCTCGCAGGACCACTTCGCGTACGAGTCCGTCCGCATCCTGGACGCGGTCCTCATGGGCAACCGCGTCTTGTGGGACGCCATGCAAGAGAAGGATCGGCTGCTCGCCGGCGAGATGGACGACGAGGTCGGCATGCGCCTCGCCGAGCTCGAAGGGACGATCGGCGAGGAGGACGGCTACACCGCCGAGGCCCGCGCCGCGGAGATCCTGGAGGGCCTGGGGATCGCGACGCATCGGCACCTCGATACCGTCAGCACGCTCGCGGGCGGGTACAAGCTGCGCGTGCTCATCGCGCAGACGCTCTTCGCGGGGGCCGACGTGCTCCTCCTCGACGAGCCGACGAACCACCTCGACCTCGACTCCATCCGGTGGCTCGAGTCGTACCTGACGCACGACTTCCGCGGGACGTTGCTCGTCGTGAGCCACGACCGGCATTTCATGAACGCGATCGCCACGCACGTGGCCGACGTCGATTACCAGACCGTCACCGTGTACACGGGCGACTACGACGATTTCGTCGAGCAGAAGACGACGGGCAAGCGCCAGTCGGAGGCCGACGCGGCCCAGAAGAAGAAGAAGATCGCCGAGCTCAAGGACTTCGTGGCCCGCTTCGGCGCGAGCGCGAGCCGGTCGAGCCAGGCCCAGTCGCGCGTGAAGGAGATGGAAAAGCTCGAGGCCAGCATCCAGGTGCGCCGCTCGAGCGTCGTGCGGCCGTACATCAAGTTCGAGATCGAAAAACCCTCCGGCCGCGACGTGCTCCGCGTGGAGGGGCTCTCGAAGAGCTTCGGCGACCTGAAGGTCATCGACGGGCTCGACCTCAACCTGAATCGCGGGGACAAACTCGCGGTGATCGGGCCGAGCGGCATCGGCAAATCCACGCTGCTCAAGCTGCTCGTCTCGGAGCACGCGGCGGACGCGGGCACGGTCGTGTGGGGCCACGACACGAGCGTGGGATACTTCGCGCAGGATCACCACGAGGCGCTCGAGCCCGGCTTCTCCGCGTACGAGTGGCTGCACCGCTTCGATCCGGAGGCGAAGCTCGAGGACGTGCGCTCGGTGCTCGGGAAGCTCCTGTTCAGCGGGGACGCGGGGCTCAAGAAGACGGAGAGCCTGTCGGGCGGGGAGGCGGCGCGGCTGCTCCTGGCCAAGCTCATCCTGCTGAAGAACAACGTGGTCGTCCTGGACGAGCCCACGAACCACCTCGACGTCGAGAGCATCGACGCGCTCCTGCAGGCGCTCATCGCCTTCAAGGGGACCGTCGTCGTGACCAGCCACGACCGGCACTTCATCGGCAAGCTCGGGACCCGCGTGCTCGAGCTGTCCCGCAAAGGGCCGCGGCTCTTCAATGGGACGTACGAGGAGTTCCTCGAGCGGTTCGGCGACGAGACGAGCGCCCACCGCGGGAATTGA